From a region of the Halanaerobium hydrogeniformans genome:
- the cas5b gene encoding type I-B CRISPR-associated protein Cas5b, with protein sequence MNKALVFDIWADYAHFKKYYTTTSPLTFSIPPKTTLYGIISAILGFSKEEYLKKFNEGLCKIAIQIKNPVNKTRINLNLIDTKKAALMSQIETRTQIKTEFLKDAKYRIYFMHQDEDLYNNLKEKLKNHKTVYSISLGLSENLANFKYIEEIEVEKINENSWQEINTVMRIDTENISKGDIDFSQNGREYFSDKIAVEMKSDRTVTDYAQVLFEKNGKSIKVNVNKYYKDSNNNRLLFL encoded by the coding sequence ATGAATAAAGCATTAGTTTTTGATATCTGGGCTGATTATGCACATTTTAAAAAATATTATACTACAACTTCACCTTTAACTTTTTCTATTCCTCCTAAAACTACCTTATACGGCATTATTTCTGCAATCTTAGGGTTTTCAAAAGAGGAGTATTTAAAAAAATTTAATGAAGGTCTGTGTAAAATAGCGATACAAATTAAAAATCCTGTTAATAAAACAAGGATAAATTTAAATTTAATTGATACTAAAAAAGCTGCTTTAATGTCTCAAATTGAAACCAGAACCCAGATTAAAACTGAATTTTTAAAAGATGCTAAATATAGAATATATTTTATGCATCAGGATGAAGATTTATATAATAATCTTAAAGAAAAATTGAAAAATCATAAAACTGTATATTCAATATCCCTGGGATTAAGCGAAAATCTTGCTAACTTTAAGTATATTGAGGAAATAGAAGTAGAAAAAATTAACGAAAACAGCTGGCAAGAAATTAATACTGTAATGAGAATTGATACAGAAAATATCAGCAAAGGTGATATTGATTTTAGTCAGAATGGTCGAGAATATTTTAGTGATAAAATTGCTGTGGAAATGAAAAGTGATAGGACTGTAACTGATTATGCACAGGTTTTATTTGAAAAAAATGGTAAAAGTATTAAAGTAAATGTTAATAAATATTATAAGGATTCTAATAATAACAGGCTTTTGTTTTTATAA
- the cas7b gene encoding type I-B CRISPR-associated protein Cas7/Csh2 — MAIIDQRSEIVFLYDIKDANPNGDPLDANKPRIDEETGINLVTDVRLKRTIRDYLFDYKGFNGEDGKDIFVREIKNDDQSIQDGKERAKDFKENPKKVLDQCIDVRMFGGVIPLTGDSITYTGSVQFQMGRSLHKVELNYIKGTGAFASGSGKTKKTFREEYVVPYSLVGFYGIINENAAQSTKLTQDDVELLLEGIWKGTKNLITRSKVGQTPRLLLKVNYSEENYFIGELKSYINLNTDLREEEIRDVSDYSLDISDLLAVIETNSEKIDSVEYKVNPRVEFISDSKRINLNDLELFKELNI, encoded by the coding sequence ATGGCTATTATAGATCAAAGAAGTGAGATAGTTTTTTTATACGATATTAAGGATGCAAACCCAAATGGTGATCCACTTGATGCCAACAAGCCGCGAATTGATGAAGAAACTGGAATTAACCTGGTAACTGATGTAAGATTAAAGCGTACTATTAGAGATTATTTATTTGATTATAAAGGCTTTAATGGTGAAGATGGAAAAGATATATTTGTTAGAGAAATCAAAAATGATGACCAAAGTATACAAGATGGGAAGGAAAGAGCTAAAGATTTTAAAGAAAATCCAAAAAAAGTTTTAGATCAATGTATAGATGTCAGAATGTTTGGCGGAGTAATTCCTCTGACCGGTGACTCTATTACCTATACCGGTTCTGTACAGTTTCAAATGGGTCGCTCTCTACATAAAGTAGAGTTAAACTATATAAAAGGTACAGGAGCTTTTGCTTCAGGGTCGGGAAAAACTAAAAAAACTTTTAGAGAAGAATATGTAGTTCCTTATTCTTTAGTTGGTTTTTATGGAATTATCAATGAAAACGCAGCTCAAAGTACTAAATTGACCCAGGATGATGTTGAATTATTATTGGAAGGTATCTGGAAAGGAACTAAAAATTTAATTACCCGCTCTAAAGTCGGACAGACACCCAGATTATTATTAAAAGTGAATTATAGTGAAGAAAATTATTTTATAGGTGAATTAAAAAGTTATATAAATTTAAATACTGATCTAAGAGAAGAAGAAATAAGAGATGTTTCTGATTATAGTTTAGATATTAGTGATTTATTAGCAGTAATTGAAACTAATTCAGAAAAAATTGATAGTGTTGAGTATAAAGTTAATCCTAGAGTTGAATTTATTAGTGATTCTAAAAGAATTAATTTAAATGATTTAGAATTATTTAAAGAGCTAAATATTTAA
- a CDS encoding TIGR02556 family CRISPR-associated protein, with the protein MIHALKVMGDYVQDKTESSFLSQVVENPNSNGKYNTVLVVLFNNDAELKYQEIQMEEFTKKKLDKYAYVYGNPRGGDLTPTSKITKLESTYSRIQRPLKKLVNKIKKQDELNQEEETIIEIFNLFQDEELKDKIYQELEVISYDDNAVLTIALQENDQIKYVGDFNKFTESLLDNYEKGFYFKKSYNKAEKNSVGKNNKCYICSKEKDKTYGYVGTFAFYTLDKPGFTTGGFNRGESWKNYPVCSDCARTLDLGKKYLEENLSSRFSGINYFIIPKTIFASETETEEMFEILGDLEDKKKLSLEKENKKSLSGSQNDLFQMMSEFKNYVNFNIMFYEEINSAFRILLYVEDVLPSYIQKIFAAKDKIDKDELFVNLQGKDGPFKLSFTFNTISNFFYVNQRGKQDFTKFFLEITNNIFSEKKVSYDLLINRFIYHIREKFINSQSYWLDNLKALQILKFLNKLDLLNQNGKEEKSMPTVDSEYKKNIVDFLDEHNDVLNSNSKKLVFLEGVLAQKLLNIQSSERDGSNPFRARLNGLKLNEKIIKRLYTEIINKLEEYDKNYYKQLEELIADYILESNLSEISNNEISFYFVTGMNQANKFNFQKSEEE; encoded by the coding sequence GTGATTCATGCTTTAAAAGTGATGGGAGATTATGTTCAAGATAAAACGGAATCAAGTTTTTTAAGTCAGGTTGTGGAAAACCCAAATTCTAACGGAAAATATAATACTGTTTTAGTAGTTTTATTTAACAATGATGCGGAACTAAAATACCAGGAAATACAAATGGAAGAATTCACAAAGAAAAAGTTGGATAAATATGCATATGTTTATGGAAATCCACGTGGAGGAGATTTAACTCCAACGTCTAAGATTACTAAATTGGAGTCTACTTATTCCAGAATACAGAGGCCTTTAAAAAAATTAGTTAATAAAATAAAAAAACAGGATGAGCTTAATCAAGAAGAAGAAACTATAATTGAGATATTTAATTTATTTCAGGACGAAGAATTAAAAGATAAAATTTATCAGGAATTAGAAGTAATTTCCTATGATGACAATGCTGTGTTAACTATTGCTCTACAGGAAAATGATCAGATTAAATATGTAGGAGATTTTAATAAGTTTACTGAGTCACTTTTAGATAACTATGAAAAAGGATTTTATTTCAAAAAATCATATAATAAGGCAGAAAAAAATTCAGTTGGGAAAAATAATAAATGTTATATCTGTTCTAAAGAAAAAGATAAAACTTATGGTTATGTAGGAACATTTGCGTTTTACACTTTAGATAAACCAGGGTTTACAACTGGTGGCTTTAATAGAGGGGAGTCCTGGAAGAATTATCCGGTATGTTCTGATTGTGCAAGGACTTTAGATTTAGGAAAAAAATATCTAGAGGAAAATCTAAGTTCACGATTTAGCGGAATTAATTACTTTATTATCCCTAAAACAATTTTTGCATCAGAAACGGAAACTGAAGAAATGTTTGAAATACTAGGAGATTTAGAAGATAAGAAAAAACTATCATTAGAAAAAGAAAATAAAAAATCTCTATCTGGTTCTCAAAATGATCTTTTTCAGATGATGAGTGAATTTAAGAATTATGTTAACTTTAATATAATGTTTTATGAAGAAATTAATAGTGCTTTTAGAATTTTATTATATGTGGAAGATGTATTGCCTTCTTATATTCAGAAAATATTTGCTGCTAAGGATAAAATAGATAAAGATGAATTATTTGTTAATTTGCAGGGGAAAGATGGACCTTTCAAACTTTCTTTTACTTTTAATACTATTAGTAATTTCTTTTATGTTAACCAAAGAGGCAAACAAGATTTCACAAAGTTTTTTTTAGAGATTACCAATAATATTTTTTCTGAGAAAAAAGTTTCCTATGATTTGTTGATAAATAGGTTTATATATCATATTAGAGAAAAGTTTATTAATAGTCAGTCATACTGGCTTGATAATTTAAAAGCACTTCAGATTTTAAAGTTTTTAAATAAATTGGATTTATTAAATCAGAATGGAAAGGAGGAAAAATCTATGCCTACAGTTGATAGTGAATATAAAAAGAATATTGTTGATTTTCTGGATGAGCATAATGATGTACTTAACAGTAACAGCAAAAAATTAGTTTTTCTTGAAGGCGTTTTAGCACAGAAACTTTTGAATATCCAGAGTAGTGAAAGAGATGGCTCTAATCCATTTAGAGCCAGACTTAATGGACTTAAACTCAACGAAAAAATAATTAAAAGACTATATACAGAAATTATCAATAAATTGGAAGAATATGATAAAAATTATTATAAACAATTAGAAGAACTAATTGCAGATTATATTTTAGAAAGTAACTTATCTGAGATTAGCAATAATGAAATTTCATTTTATTTTGTAACTGGAATGAATCAGGCTAATAAATTTAACTTTCAAAAATCTGAGGAGGAGTAA
- a CDS encoding helix-turn-helix transcriptional regulator, which produces MADTNRIFRIIKMIMLLNEPYKHWEAKDFADYFNISERTFHWDKRVMEELGVPIYYDNHLKEYKILDNFRFKAPNLDQKETEAVLLAAKEYQNRSFPMKKELESGLAKVYNSLPEFLKNSMSGYIKNYEIISEPFVELEEYQQKFELLKKAMNEEKKIIIDYYSMSSDRTTQRKLDPYNLFFNNGAPYLYAFCHLRDEKRMFRIDRIKKLQLTEEKFELPDNFSLSDELQNSWGVEQGKKEMEVKIKFSGKTARFVPEYRWNDQQEIEEISENEIIFNVKTTSREEIKKWVLGYGSEAEVLSPQDLRAEIQQEIEKMLENY; this is translated from the coding sequence ATGGCCGATACAAATAGAATCTTCAGGATTATAAAAATGATTATGCTTTTAAATGAACCTTACAAACACTGGGAAGCTAAGGATTTTGCTGATTATTTTAATATATCAGAGCGAACTTTTCACTGGGATAAAAGAGTGATGGAAGAGCTGGGAGTTCCGATTTATTATGATAACCATCTCAAAGAATATAAAATACTCGATAATTTTCGTTTTAAGGCTCCCAATTTAGATCAAAAAGAGACAGAGGCTGTTTTGCTGGCGGCCAAAGAATATCAGAATAGAAGTTTTCCCATGAAAAAAGAATTGGAATCTGGGCTGGCCAAAGTATATAATTCACTACCAGAATTTTTAAAAAACAGTATGAGTGGTTATATAAAAAATTATGAGATTATTTCTGAACCCTTTGTAGAGTTAGAAGAATATCAGCAGAAATTTGAGCTGCTCAAAAAAGCAATGAATGAGGAAAAGAAAATAATAATTGATTATTATTCAATGAGCAGTGACCGGACAACACAGAGAAAGCTTGATCCCTATAACCTGTTTTTTAATAATGGAGCACCCTATCTTTATGCTTTCTGTCACTTAAGAGATGAGAAGAGAATGTTCAGGATTGATAGAATTAAAAAGTTGCAATTAACTGAAGAAAAATTCGAGCTGCCTGATAATTTTTCTCTTTCAGATGAGTTGCAGAATTCCTGGGGAGTTGAACAGGGTAAAAAAGAAATGGAAGTAAAAATAAAATTTAGTGGTAAAACAGCTCGCTTTGTACCTGAATACCGCTGGAATGATCAACAGGAAATTGAAGAAATAAGTGAAAACGAGATTATTTTTAATGTTAAAACCACCAGCAGAGAGGAGATTAAAAAATGGGTTTTAGGCTATGGTTCTGAGGCAGAAGTGCTTTCACCCCAGGATCTCAGAGCAGAAATACAGCAGGAAATAGAAAAAATGCTAGAAAATTATTAA
- a CDS encoding cation-translocating P-type ATPase: MKIDKNKLDNYDWYKTSIENTLKKFETSKNGLSKKETVERLDNFGKNKLPSPAQKHPVLKFLSHYNNVLIYVLFAAAIVTALLGHWIDTIIILAVVVINGLISYIQEGKAEKALDAVKNMLSTTARIKREGEIREITAEEVVIGDIIYLKPGDKVPADLRLIESKNLSINEASLTGESVPASKKTEIFKQELALGDRKNMAYSSTIVTSGEGIGVVVATGKDTEIGRINQMISSVEKLKTPLIQQVDRFGKQLTLFILSLGFLVLLIGRFLRGTPFDELFLSVVGIAVAAIPEGLPAVITITLAIGVQRMAARNAIIRKLPAVETLGSVSIISSDKTGTLTEGEMTVKTVVTADKDYTISGNGYDPSGKLINKEKEVDLSKESVLKELLKNASLNNDARLVQKENNWIIEGSPTEGALKTLVAKSSYDNKTLAKNNPRLDSIPFNSDKKYMATLNQGDNNNIIYLKGAPEVVLDMCGEQLTEAGSKKLDKDYWGKRQDELASNGYRLLALAYKKIDKNTKELSLDHIQSEMIFLGIIGVMDPPRKEAIEAVKECQEANIKVKMITGDHATTASAIAAQLGIENPSEVITGNEINNLDDIELKEVIEKTYVFARVSPEHKLRLVTAMQELGYITAMTGDGVNDAPALKKSDIGVAMGINGTEATKEAAEMVLADDNFASIINAVEEGRTVYDNLKKALLFMLPTNGGEALVIMAAVLFGFSLPITPVQILWINMITAVTLALTLAFEPMEEDAMKRPPRDTGESLTPFSLLLRIGFVSVILTATTLGIYTWAISNDLALPLARSLAVNMLVYGEIFYLFNSRYMTKSSLNLKGFKATPWVWKAVGAVVVLQFMFVYFTPIQTIFDVAPLNLSHWLIIIGVNCLLFLVVELEKYISRNFY; the protein is encoded by the coding sequence TTGAAAATAGATAAAAATAAATTAGATAATTATGACTGGTACAAAACAAGTATTGAAAACACCTTAAAAAAGTTTGAAACTTCAAAAAATGGCTTATCGAAAAAAGAAACGGTTGAAAGGCTGGATAATTTTGGGAAGAATAAACTACCTTCTCCAGCTCAAAAGCATCCAGTGCTGAAGTTTTTAAGTCATTATAATAATGTATTAATTTATGTATTGTTTGCTGCTGCGATTGTAACTGCATTGCTGGGGCACTGGATTGATACTATAATTATTTTAGCTGTAGTTGTTATAAATGGTTTAATTAGTTATATTCAGGAAGGTAAAGCAGAGAAGGCCCTTGATGCTGTTAAAAACATGCTGTCAACTACAGCAAGGATAAAAAGAGAAGGGGAGATCAGAGAGATAACTGCTGAGGAAGTTGTTATCGGAGATATAATTTATTTAAAACCCGGTGATAAGGTACCTGCAGATTTAAGGTTGATTGAAAGCAAGAATCTATCAATAAATGAGGCATCTTTAACCGGTGAGTCAGTACCGGCTTCAAAAAAGACTGAAATTTTTAAACAAGAACTGGCACTTGGGGATAGAAAAAACATGGCTTATTCCAGCACTATAGTAACTTCAGGTGAAGGAATAGGTGTTGTTGTTGCCACAGGAAAAGATACAGAAATTGGCCGGATAAATCAAATGATCTCAAGTGTAGAAAAATTAAAAACACCTTTAATTCAACAGGTAGATAGATTCGGTAAACAACTAACATTATTCATATTGTCTTTAGGCTTTTTAGTATTATTGATCGGTAGGTTTTTAAGGGGTACTCCCTTTGATGAACTTTTCCTATCAGTGGTAGGAATAGCTGTTGCCGCAATACCGGAAGGTTTACCTGCTGTTATCACAATAACCCTGGCTATTGGGGTACAGAGAATGGCTGCTAGAAATGCAATCATAAGGAAGCTGCCGGCAGTTGAAACCCTGGGTTCTGTTTCTATTATTTCTTCAGATAAAACAGGGACCTTAACAGAAGGCGAAATGACCGTAAAAACTGTTGTAACAGCCGATAAAGATTATACTATAAGCGGTAATGGATATGATCCATCTGGTAAATTAATAAATAAGGAAAAAGAAGTAGATCTTTCAAAAGAATCAGTACTCAAAGAATTATTGAAAAATGCTTCTTTAAATAATGATGCAAGGTTGGTTCAAAAAGAAAACAACTGGATAATAGAAGGTAGTCCCACAGAAGGAGCTCTAAAGACTTTAGTTGCTAAAAGCAGCTATGATAATAAGACTCTTGCCAAAAACAATCCCAGATTGGATTCAATTCCTTTCAACTCAGACAAAAAATATATGGCAACTTTAAATCAGGGAGATAACAATAATATAATTTATCTAAAAGGTGCTCCAGAAGTAGTATTAGATATGTGTGGTGAGCAATTAACTGAAGCAGGCTCTAAAAAACTTGATAAAGATTACTGGGGAAAAAGACAGGATGAGTTGGCAAGTAATGGCTATCGTCTTCTTGCTTTAGCTTATAAAAAAATTGATAAAAATACAAAGGAGCTATCCTTAGATCATATCCAATCAGAGATGATATTCCTGGGTATTATAGGAGTTATGGATCCACCTCGCAAGGAAGCTATCGAGGCAGTAAAGGAATGCCAGGAAGCTAATATAAAAGTTAAAATGATAACCGGTGATCACGCTACAACAGCTTCTGCAATAGCTGCTCAACTTGGGATTGAAAATCCTTCTGAGGTAATAACCGGAAATGAAATTAATAACTTAGATGATATTGAATTAAAAGAAGTCATAGAAAAAACTTATGTTTTTGCAAGAGTAAGTCCAGAACATAAGTTAAGATTAGTTACAGCTATGCAGGAGTTGGGTTATATAACCGCTATGACAGGTGATGGAGTTAATGATGCTCCAGCCCTCAAGAAATCAGATATTGGTGTTGCAATGGGTATTAATGGTACAGAAGCCACTAAAGAAGCTGCAGAAATGGTATTGGCTGATGATAACTTTGCCTCTATTATAAATGCGGTAGAAGAAGGTAGAACGGTTTACGATAATTTAAAAAAGGCGCTATTATTTATGCTGCCAACAAATGGGGGAGAAGCTCTAGTTATCATGGCAGCTGTATTATTTGGCTTTAGTCTACCAATTACTCCAGTCCAGATATTGTGGATAAATATGATAACTGCTGTTACCCTGGCTTTAACACTTGCTTTTGAACCGATGGAAGAAGATGCTATGAAAAGGCCACCGAGAGATACGGGTGAATCATTAACACCTTTTTCACTTCTGTTGAGAATAGGTTTTGTTTCGGTAATTTTAACTGCTACAACTTTAGGTATATATACCTGGGCAATTTCCAACGATTTAGCACTTCCATTGGCTAGAAGTCTTGCTGTAAACATGCTGGTTTATGGAGAAATTTTTTATTTGTTTAATAGTCGTTATATGACTAAAAGCTCTTTAAACTTAAAAGGTTTTAAAGCAACACCCTGGGTCTGGAAAGCCGTAGGAGCAGTTGTTGTACTTCAGTTTATGTTTGTATATTTTACTCCGATCCAGACCATCTTCGATGTTGCCCCTTTAAATTTATCACACTGGTTAATTATAATTGGGGTTAACTGTTTACTATTCTTAGTTGTGGAATTAGAAAAATATATAAGCAGAAATTTTTATTAG
- a CDS encoding 1-phosphofructokinase family hexose kinase, whose protein sequence is MEKILTFTLNPTVDKSAKVDNVRVEAKLHCDTVRYEPGGGGINVSRAVKKLGGSSRLVYTSGGFTGRKLDKLLEQEELNLKSIEIEDSIRENFIIFERASQQQYRFGMPGPKISDSEYQMIFDIFSNIENFPEYFVISGSIPVGTDDKIYAELAGLAKKRGAKVIVDVSGPPLKAVMEEGVFLIKPNIGEFQQLVGKELQDEEEIKKYALKFVNDSCCEMIVISIGAGGALLVYQDKAKFMRPPTVPIKSKVGAGDSMVAGMVLSLSQGNSIENAFAYGIAAGSAAVMTPGTELCRKEDTDRLYKSMI, encoded by the coding sequence ATGGAAAAAATTCTTACTTTTACACTTAATCCAACTGTTGACAAAAGCGCAAAAGTTGATAATGTAAGGGTTGAAGCTAAGCTTCATTGTGACACAGTTAGATATGAACCAGGTGGAGGAGGAATAAATGTTTCTCGGGCAGTAAAAAAACTTGGTGGAAGTTCCAGGCTTGTCTATACCTCAGGTGGTTTTACAGGTAGAAAGCTGGATAAACTTCTGGAGCAAGAAGAACTTAATTTAAAGTCCATAGAGATTGAAGATTCTATCCGTGAGAATTTCATAATATTTGAGCGGGCCTCTCAACAGCAATATAGATTTGGTATGCCAGGCCCAAAAATAAGTGATAGTGAATACCAGATGATATTTGATATTTTTAGTAATATAGAAAATTTTCCTGAGTATTTTGTTATAAGTGGAAGTATCCCGGTGGGTACTGATGATAAAATATATGCAGAACTTGCTGGACTTGCCAAAAAAAGAGGAGCAAAGGTTATAGTTGATGTTTCCGGTCCTCCTTTAAAAGCGGTCATGGAAGAGGGAGTTTTTTTAATTAAACCAAATATCGGTGAGTTTCAGCAGTTGGTTGGGAAGGAACTTCAGGATGAAGAAGAAATAAAGAAATATGCTCTTAAGTTTGTTAATGATTCCTGCTGTGAGATGATTGTTATTTCCATTGGCGCCGGTGGTGCTCTGCTTGTTTATCAAGATAAGGCTAAGTTTATGCGGCCACCTACTGTACCTATTAAAAGCAAGGTTGGAGCTGGTGACAGTATGGTTGCCGGAATGGTCTTAAGTCTTTCACAGGGTAATTCAATTGAAAATGCTTTTGCTTATGGTATAGCTGCAGGCTCTGCTGCTGTGATGACACCTGGTACAGAGCTGTGTCGGAAAGAAGATACAGATAGATTGTATAAGAGCATGATTTAA